The following coding sequences lie in one Alicyclobacillus curvatus genomic window:
- the pstC gene encoding phosphate ABC transporter permease subunit PstC produces the protein MRGVLCLGRILDRLTSWWFWISALLIGTLLVLFFIMLGDQSGASISKFSWKFLFTSTWDPVHQIFGALPFLYGTAMTSLFAIVFGGVIGIASALFLVYFTRGRLRVILGTFIELLAAIPSVVYGLWGLFVLSPWLQNYGEPFLARVLGFLPLFHGMPVGVGYLAAGIILSVMIIPTVTSITRDILLAVPQDLHEGGLALGATEYEVIRNISLPYARAGIIGGLMLGLGRAFGETIAVTMVIGNRPEISASLFAPGYTMASVIANEFTEATSHLYISSLYEVGLVLLVVTILFFGVARLLIWRVSHVQKGRMV, from the coding sequence GTGAGAGGGGTTTTGTGCTTGGGGCGCATACTTGACCGACTGACGAGTTGGTGGTTCTGGATTTCGGCCTTGTTAATTGGAACGTTACTCGTGCTGTTTTTTATCATGCTTGGCGACCAATCTGGCGCGTCTATTTCTAAGTTCTCTTGGAAGTTCTTATTTACCAGCACATGGGATCCGGTTCATCAAATTTTTGGTGCGTTGCCGTTCTTGTACGGAACAGCCATGACCTCTCTGTTTGCCATTGTTTTTGGGGGGGTTATTGGGATTGCTTCCGCTCTATTCCTGGTTTACTTCACTCGAGGACGCTTAAGGGTGATTTTAGGTACCTTCATTGAACTGCTGGCCGCGATTCCCAGTGTCGTATATGGCTTATGGGGCCTTTTTGTGCTATCGCCATGGCTTCAGAACTACGGAGAACCTTTTTTGGCGAGAGTCCTAGGATTTCTTCCCCTGTTTCATGGAATGCCTGTTGGTGTGGGGTACTTGGCCGCTGGTATCATTCTCTCGGTGATGATTATTCCCACCGTTACTTCAATTACGCGAGATATCTTGCTGGCAGTACCGCAGGACCTGCATGAGGGTGGACTTGCGCTCGGCGCTACAGAGTATGAGGTGATTCGCAATATTTCTTTACCTTACGCAAGAGCCGGAATTATTGGTGGCCTAATGCTCGGTCTCGGCAGGGCGTTTGGTGAGACGATTGCAGTGACCATGGTCATTGGAAATCGGCCAGAAATCTCAGCGTCTTTGTTCGCCCCCGGCTACACCATGGCGAGCGTGATTGCGAACGAATTTACCGAAGCAACGAGTCACCTGTATATCTCTTCTCTTTACGAGGTTGGCCTTGTGTTACTTGTCGTCACTATATTATTCTTTGGTGTGGCTCGATTGTTGATTTGGCGGGTATCCCATGTTCAGAAGGGACGTATGGTATGA
- the pstB gene encoding phosphate ABC transporter ATP-binding protein, protein MGKSISVENMNAWYGNQQALKAINIRIAANEATAVIGPSGCGKSTFVRCINRLHETTPEGKVNGSVILEDEDVYRMDAVEVRRTIGMVFQRPNPLPTLSIFDNVALGLKLSGVWNRNEHRVVVENSLRMAGLWDEVKDRLQTSAVSLSGGQQQRLCIARALAVKPDVLLMDEPTSALDPISTLKVEELIQDLKKDYTIIVVTHNMQQAARVADTTAFFLNGELIEFGTTDKIFTTPNKKSTEDYITGRFG, encoded by the coding sequence TTGGGCAAGTCAATTTCGGTGGAAAATATGAACGCTTGGTATGGAAACCAACAGGCCCTCAAAGCTATCAATATCCGAATCGCTGCCAATGAGGCGACGGCAGTTATAGGACCCTCAGGGTGTGGAAAATCCACGTTTGTCAGGTGCATCAACCGGCTTCACGAAACCACTCCAGAAGGGAAAGTGAACGGAAGTGTAATACTTGAGGACGAGGACGTCTATCGGATGGATGCTGTAGAAGTCCGACGAACAATTGGGATGGTTTTTCAAAGGCCTAATCCACTACCGACGTTGTCGATTTTTGATAATGTGGCTTTGGGACTTAAATTGAGTGGGGTTTGGAATCGAAACGAGCATCGAGTCGTTGTTGAAAATAGTTTGCGGATGGCTGGACTTTGGGATGAAGTAAAGGACCGCCTACAAACATCAGCCGTATCTCTCTCAGGCGGGCAGCAGCAACGTCTATGTATTGCGCGGGCGCTCGCTGTGAAGCCAGATGTGTTACTCATGGACGAGCCCACTTCAGCGTTGGACCCCATTTCGACTTTAAAAGTCGAAGAATTGATACAAGATTTGAAAAAAGATTATACTATCATTGTGGTCACCCACAATATGCAGCAAGCCGCCAGAGTGGCCGATACAACCGCTTTTTTCTTGAATGGGGAATTAATCGAATTCGGGACGACAGATAAAATTTTTACAACCCCAAATAAAAAAAGCACTGAAGATTACATCACTGGACGATTCGGCTAA
- the pstA gene encoding phosphate ABC transporter permease PstA: MQWRKAKNRIFSTAIIALSLLAVLPLFLILGYVIYRGLPGLNLSFFTRLPAPTGIPGGMANAVVGSLEIVFVASLISLPVGIGAGLFLSEFRVPRVQSVIRFFSDVLSGVPSIVIGLLAYALVVAPMGGFSGLSGSIALAVLMIPTIARSSEQVLRLVPVSIREAALSLGARRTQVWLRAVLPTAMSGLITGFLLAVSRALGETAPLLFTAFGNQFWSNNLLKPTAALPLQVFVYAISPYQDWQQEAWTGALTLVLIALAINVLARLGTRAVK, translated from the coding sequence ATGCAGTGGAGGAAGGCGAAGAATCGGATTTTTTCAACTGCCATCATTGCTCTGTCGCTCCTTGCTGTATTGCCCTTGTTTCTCATTCTAGGATACGTTATCTATCGTGGCCTCCCGGGATTAAACTTGTCGTTTTTTACACGGTTGCCGGCTCCAACCGGGATTCCGGGCGGAATGGCAAATGCGGTTGTCGGAAGCCTAGAAATTGTCTTCGTGGCGTCCTTAATTAGTCTACCGGTGGGGATCGGCGCAGGTCTGTTCTTGTCTGAGTTTCGCGTACCACGTGTTCAATCCGTAATCCGATTTTTTTCCGACGTTTTATCGGGTGTCCCCTCAATTGTCATTGGACTTCTCGCATATGCCCTGGTTGTCGCACCCATGGGTGGATTCTCGGGTCTCTCGGGAAGCATTGCCTTGGCCGTTTTGATGATCCCTACCATAGCGAGGTCGTCGGAGCAGGTTTTACGTCTTGTGCCAGTGAGTATTCGTGAGGCAGCCTTGTCCCTCGGTGCCCGTCGGACCCAGGTTTGGCTTCGGGCCGTTCTACCCACGGCAATGAGTGGCCTTATAACGGGCTTCCTACTGGCCGTTTCGCGTGCCTTAGGTGAAACAGCACCCTTACTATTTACCGCATTCGGGAATCAATTCTGGTCGAATAACTTGTTGAAACCAACTGCCGCTCTTCCATTACAGGTGTTTGTATACGCCATCAGCCCTTATCAAGATTGGCAACAGGAGGCATGGACTGGAGCACTCACCCTCGTGTTGATTGCTCTAGCGATAAATGTTTTGGCACGGCTGGGTACTCGCGCCGTAAAATAG
- a CDS encoding MFS transporter produces MGFFTDAYDLFIIGTVTAILTPLWHLTTGQLALLNSTSLAAAALGALFFGKLMDLLGRKAMYGIEVLLLAVGAILSAFAPSFGWLIFFRFVVGLGVGGDYPTSSVIMSEYSNRQNRGFLVTMVFAMQGLGLLAGPLIASLLLSTGMPHAVAWRVMLGLGAIPAASVIYLRRKMPETPRYLVAVKQDTQKAAEIVSDLTGEHVDSTFSETISKQTLWTRRNLVRLLGTAGSWFLIDVAFYGNGVSSQLILKALLPHATLVTTTLVAAGIFLVAAVPGYYVAASFMDRIGRKMIQSVGFGVMALAYVSLFLVPTIVKLPILFLTIYAVSYFFIEFGPNTTTFLVPSEVFPTNLRGTAHGISAAGGKMGAFLGAFVLPGVLKSVGLSNTMGLLAGVSVLGILLTLLTLPEMKRRSLEANEHVSQAKDQVSRGTTIQYS; encoded by the coding sequence ATGGGATTCTTTACGGATGCTTATGACCTATTCATTATCGGAACAGTGACGGCAATTCTTACACCTTTGTGGCATTTAACAACTGGCCAATTAGCGTTACTCAATAGCACGTCGCTGGCGGCAGCCGCACTTGGAGCGCTTTTCTTCGGAAAGCTCATGGACCTGCTTGGACGCAAAGCCATGTATGGAATTGAGGTTCTACTGCTCGCTGTCGGAGCCATCCTTTCTGCTTTTGCACCGTCTTTTGGTTGGCTGATCTTCTTCCGTTTTGTTGTTGGCCTTGGCGTTGGCGGTGACTACCCGACGAGTTCTGTGATTATGAGTGAATACTCTAACCGCCAAAATCGGGGTTTCTTGGTGACGATGGTGTTCGCGATGCAAGGCCTAGGCCTCTTAGCCGGTCCGTTGATTGCCTCTCTACTTTTGTCAACAGGTATGCCTCATGCCGTTGCATGGCGTGTGATGCTCGGGCTAGGGGCCATTCCTGCAGCCTCTGTGATCTATCTTCGGCGAAAGATGCCGGAGACACCCCGATACTTAGTTGCTGTGAAACAGGATACCCAAAAAGCGGCTGAGATTGTCTCCGACTTGACGGGTGAACATGTCGATTCCACTTTCTCAGAAACCATTTCCAAGCAGACTCTGTGGACTCGTAGAAACCTCGTTCGACTTCTCGGCACAGCGGGGAGTTGGTTTTTAATCGACGTTGCGTTCTATGGAAATGGTGTGTCTTCGCAATTAATTCTTAAAGCTTTATTACCCCATGCGACGCTTGTCACAACGACCCTTGTTGCAGCTGGAATTTTCCTTGTTGCGGCGGTTCCTGGGTATTATGTCGCGGCCTCATTCATGGATCGGATTGGTCGTAAAATGATTCAAAGTGTGGGTTTTGGGGTCATGGCATTGGCTTATGTTTCCTTGTTCCTGGTCCCAACGATTGTGAAGTTGCCAATCTTGTTTCTGACCATTTATGCAGTGAGCTACTTTTTTATAGAATTTGGTCCCAATACAACGACGTTTCTTGTACCCTCAGAGGTGTTCCCGACGAATCTACGTGGAACTGCACACGGAATATCTGCGGCAGGCGGAAAAATGGGTGCCTTTCTTGGGGCGTTTGTATTGCCGGGAGTTTTGAAATCCGTCGGTTTAAGTAACACGATGGGCTTGTTAGCCGGGGTCTCTGTGTTAGGGATTCTGTTAACGCTGCTTACTTTGCCGGAAATGAAGCGTCGCTCCCTAGAGGCCAATGAACACGTCTCTCAAGCCAAAGACCAAGTCAGCCGCGGTACGACAATTCAATATTCATAA
- the pstS gene encoding phosphate ABC transporter substrate-binding protein PstS, whose protein sequence is MLALTATLAGCGTSNGVVTSNSSASQANTTGSSVNSLTGAGSTFDYPFFNKAFYVYGSAHNLQVNYQSIGSGGGIQQFTAQTVNFGASDVPMNSTEISKAQAAGGPVIQIPITLGGEAIAYNLPTVKQQLKFTPSVLADIYLGKITKWNDPKITALNPGANLPSIPIVVVHRSDGSGTTYIFTDYLSTVSPEWNQKVGKGKSVNWPVGIGGKGNEAVAGNVHNTVGAIGYVELAYALQTKMAYGLVKNAAGNFVAPSPDTVKAAAATKPTVSATNFSIVNAPGGNSYPISGYSWVLLYQHQKNKAIGSALVKLFDWMETTGQQQAASVDYVPLPTNVQQTALNDLKQIQ, encoded by the coding sequence ATGCTGGCACTTACGGCGACGTTGGCCGGATGCGGGACAAGCAATGGAGTAGTAACATCAAATTCGAGTGCATCTCAGGCAAATACTACGGGATCATCCGTAAATTCCTTGACAGGTGCTGGTTCGACCTTTGATTATCCGTTTTTCAACAAGGCATTTTACGTTTATGGTTCAGCCCACAATTTGCAGGTCAATTACCAGTCGATTGGAAGTGGGGGAGGAATTCAACAATTCACGGCTCAGACTGTGAACTTTGGTGCATCAGATGTTCCAATGAATTCAACCGAAATCAGTAAAGCTCAGGCGGCTGGCGGTCCAGTGATTCAAATTCCTATTACTCTGGGTGGAGAAGCTATCGCGTACAATCTACCAACTGTAAAGCAACAGCTGAAGTTCACACCGAGCGTTTTAGCGGATATTTATTTAGGAAAAATCACAAAATGGAATGATCCTAAAATTACGGCTTTAAACCCGGGAGCAAATCTGCCTAGCATTCCAATAGTGGTTGTGCATCGATCAGATGGTTCGGGAACAACCTATATTTTTACCGACTATTTGAGCACGGTAAGCCCAGAATGGAATCAAAAGGTTGGTAAGGGCAAATCCGTGAACTGGCCGGTGGGCATTGGTGGCAAAGGCAATGAAGCAGTTGCTGGGAATGTGCATAATACTGTGGGGGCTATTGGTTATGTGGAACTTGCATATGCTCTGCAGACAAAGATGGCGTATGGGCTTGTCAAGAATGCGGCTGGGAACTTTGTAGCTCCATCACCAGACACTGTGAAAGCTGCTGCTGCCACAAAACCCACTGTCTCTGCAACAAATTTTTCAATCGTAAATGCACCTGGAGGAAATAGTTATCCAATTTCTGGTTATTCGTGGGTGTTACTATACCAACATCAAAAAAATAAAGCAATTGGGTCTGCGCTCGTAAAACTGTTCGATTGGATGGAAACAACTGGTCAACAACAGGCGGCTTCGGTTGATTATGTACCTTTGCCGACGAATGTCCAACAAACGGCTTTAAATGACTTAAAGCAGATTCAGTGA
- a CDS encoding molybdopterin-dependent oxidoreductase, producing MEDTKRTVDSSIIELSSGEQITRRELLKRLGVGLASGVMFSFSLDPRVMAEELQLEAPDHEKVPLPPATAQKFKTVCQFCSVGCGYNVTVWSKNQTPKAQGGQQTQGAWTAPSMLAETVINGIDSYVTIVPDQECVVNKGDHSERGGANALTVFAPTAQTLTDTSHRVKKAMVRKNGQLVPVSLQAAVNLVADKLAEVYKAYGPSAIAGWIADHEAAENNYVAVKWMFSPKPIGLYDPSLGPVKGTPQRAIHNRAKDNSETPIFQDIFGSDQNFPYAYEDGEQAEVVVLAGVNGYDTGSTWYNRIYTGGAKLVVIDPRKTRPAVNAEERGGIFLQLKPNTDVVLVNSIMHHILSRGLEDSAFINKRVDPSSWNKLKATVMQSKYNPDRTEIVTGVPAAKVRAAAELIAKAKATLFLFEKGIIWSGEMNEAQVGVYADLALLTGNVGKAGGSVGRQGGHQDAVIYGVPNPIADGKQRPNVWDSIAQGKVKFLWIIDSNPALTTQNTNEFITNVKKNVDFVVINEIYPQETLEVTDVVFPAAAWGEWEYVRSNLERRLRLYAKFMDPPSPDVLPDWQIQALVMQAVGNRHHLVNPNEYDWKTSSDVWDELKKTADGRAMGLHYLSHDTLKHLGTNGIQWPVVQQSGKLQGTPRLYTDAFPTPSGKANMIPFDVTWTVDNPRAFVPGPIREDAKHPYILITGRFNALWQCGYTFRYIPLQVAQIPDIEVNIHPSDADKEGLQSGDWVQLSNDNGTVEGLVIISDMMQPGTVFAPFAYPGAPSINALIESRYRSPRNAAYFKNVQVSMKKIPPKHQYQTTFKSRN from the coding sequence GTGGAGGATACAAAGAGAACGGTGGATTCATCCATCATCGAATTGTCATCGGGAGAACAAATTACGCGACGGGAGCTATTGAAACGTCTCGGCGTTGGCCTGGCATCGGGAGTCATGTTCTCCTTTTCCCTGGATCCCCGTGTGATGGCCGAAGAACTTCAACTTGAAGCACCCGATCATGAAAAGGTCCCGCTTCCCCCTGCCACAGCTCAAAAGTTCAAAACCGTGTGTCAGTTTTGTAGCGTGGGATGCGGATACAATGTCACCGTTTGGTCCAAGAATCAGACTCCGAAGGCACAGGGTGGACAACAGACTCAGGGAGCCTGGACAGCTCCTTCCATGCTTGCCGAGACAGTCATCAATGGAATCGATTCTTATGTTACGATTGTCCCGGACCAAGAATGCGTAGTGAACAAAGGTGACCACTCGGAACGTGGTGGTGCGAATGCACTCACTGTGTTTGCACCAACCGCACAAACACTCACCGATACTTCCCACCGTGTAAAAAAGGCCATGGTTCGCAAAAACGGACAGTTAGTTCCGGTTTCACTGCAAGCAGCGGTGAACCTAGTAGCCGACAAGTTAGCGGAGGTCTATAAGGCGTATGGACCCTCGGCTATTGCAGGATGGATCGCAGATCACGAGGCGGCGGAAAACAACTACGTCGCGGTAAAATGGATGTTTTCGCCAAAACCCATCGGGCTGTACGATCCGTCACTCGGTCCAGTGAAGGGAACTCCTCAACGTGCCATTCATAATCGGGCGAAAGATAATTCCGAAACACCGATCTTTCAAGATATATTCGGGAGCGATCAAAATTTCCCATACGCCTACGAAGACGGAGAACAAGCTGAAGTTGTGGTCCTCGCCGGCGTGAACGGGTATGACACGGGAAGTACATGGTACAACAGAATTTACACCGGCGGTGCGAAACTGGTGGTTATCGACCCGCGAAAGACTCGGCCAGCCGTGAACGCTGAGGAACGCGGTGGTATTTTTCTGCAACTAAAGCCGAATACGGACGTCGTATTGGTGAATTCCATCATGCATCATATTCTTTCCCGGGGACTGGAGGATTCTGCGTTTATCAACAAACGTGTAGACCCTTCCTCGTGGAATAAGTTGAAAGCGACTGTGATGCAATCCAAGTATAATCCGGATCGTACTGAGATTGTTACAGGGGTTCCAGCCGCAAAAGTTCGGGCTGCTGCCGAACTGATTGCAAAAGCTAAAGCGACGCTATTTTTGTTTGAAAAGGGAATCATCTGGTCCGGTGAAATGAATGAGGCCCAGGTTGGAGTTTATGCGGATCTAGCTCTCCTCACCGGAAATGTTGGAAAGGCCGGTGGCTCTGTCGGTCGACAAGGGGGACATCAAGATGCAGTTATCTATGGCGTGCCGAATCCCATCGCAGATGGCAAGCAACGGCCGAACGTCTGGGATTCAATCGCACAGGGGAAAGTGAAATTCCTCTGGATTATTGATTCCAACCCGGCTCTCACCACCCAAAACACCAATGAATTTATTACGAATGTCAAGAAAAATGTTGATTTTGTGGTCATTAACGAGATTTACCCTCAAGAAACCTTGGAAGTTACGGACGTCGTCTTCCCGGCAGCCGCCTGGGGTGAGTGGGAATACGTGCGAAGCAATCTGGAGCGACGGTTGAGACTATACGCAAAATTCATGGATCCCCCCTCGCCGGACGTGTTGCCAGATTGGCAAATTCAGGCCCTCGTGATGCAGGCCGTGGGTAATCGACATCATTTGGTCAATCCAAATGAGTATGATTGGAAAACCAGTTCCGACGTCTGGGATGAGTTGAAAAAGACAGCGGATGGTAGGGCCATGGGTTTACATTATTTATCTCATGATACTTTGAAACATCTGGGTACGAACGGTATTCAATGGCCCGTGGTTCAGCAAAGCGGGAAACTGCAAGGAACGCCAAGGTTATACACCGACGCGTTTCCGACACCGAGTGGAAAGGCAAACATGATACCGTTTGATGTCACGTGGACCGTGGATAATCCACGTGCATTTGTACCGGGACCGATACGCGAGGATGCAAAGCATCCTTACATTTTAATTACAGGTCGATTCAATGCCTTGTGGCAATGCGGTTATACCTTTCGCTATATCCCGTTACAAGTCGCACAGATTCCAGACATTGAGGTGAACATCCATCCCTCCGATGCCGACAAGGAAGGACTTCAATCCGGAGATTGGGTCCAGCTGTCAAACGACAATGGAACCGTTGAAGGGCTTGTCATTATCAGCGACATGATGCAACCCGGTACCGTATTCGCTCCTTTTGCCTATCCGGGTGCACCCTCTATCAATGCACTCATAGAATCCCGGTACCGTTCACCACGAAATGCAGCCTATTTCAAAAACGTACAAGTTTCCATGAAGAAAATCCCTCCAAAACATCAATACCAGACGACGTTTAAGTCGAGAAACTAA
- a CDS encoding response regulator transcription factor, with protein sequence MLYHEVDHSIICYWGASEFKLINAGNGAPIALAVVNDTETLDIVLDTFQKYPGISLEVAPDKDIAVSWLAKHPSRFDVFILDVSQFGFQGIEVCQRIRSQALAIPVILLVNQKNEIDGIIGLEAGADDYVLIPFVPRALHARIHALLRRSQILRKAPMMSAGDLVLNLPGRDVLVRGKRIDLAQVEFNILHYLFLNIGNVILRENLLKAIWPEESHVKVRLIDCYMYRLREKIEPDPRNPIYIETVRGLGYKFTGRRVES encoded by the coding sequence GTGCTATACCACGAAGTTGACCACTCTATTATCTGTTATTGGGGAGCGTCCGAATTTAAATTGATAAACGCAGGAAATGGTGCTCCAATCGCTTTGGCGGTAGTCAATGATACGGAAACCCTCGATATTGTTCTTGATACTTTTCAAAAGTATCCCGGAATTTCGTTGGAAGTAGCACCAGACAAAGACATCGCGGTAAGTTGGTTGGCCAAGCATCCTTCTCGATTTGATGTATTCATTTTGGATGTTTCTCAGTTTGGTTTCCAAGGAATTGAGGTGTGCCAGCGTATTCGGTCGCAAGCGCTGGCCATCCCGGTTATTTTGCTTGTGAACCAGAAAAACGAAATAGACGGCATTATCGGGCTTGAAGCCGGAGCGGATGATTACGTTCTCATTCCCTTTGTGCCGCGTGCATTGCACGCTCGCATTCATGCACTACTAAGAAGAAGTCAAATTCTGCGTAAAGCGCCCATGATGTCTGCCGGAGATTTGGTATTGAATTTACCCGGACGTGACGTCCTGGTCCGCGGAAAACGAATTGACTTGGCTCAAGTCGAATTTAACATTCTTCACTATTTGTTCCTGAATATAGGGAATGTGATTCTACGTGAAAACTTGTTGAAAGCTATCTGGCCAGAGGAATCACATGTAAAGGTTAGACTTATCGATTGCTACATGTATCGTCTTCGTGAAAAAATCGAGCCTGATCCTCGAAATCCAATTTACATCGAAACGGTCAGAGGTTTGGGATACAAGTTTACTGGACGACGTGTAGAATCCTGA
- a CDS encoding HAMP domain-containing histidine kinase — MIQVKRATRTQRVTVSLDEKRLLKRIQIRFMVWILIAIVSVEILLMGGTLLIFRKQRLEAAKQIIIQEWTHKSMEAIQDIQASFKQSEPVTSVDTDPETVATWIVTAQGKVLKKDEALAFAPVFLDTSMVSFIHDLQNPLVNSWVITHIANVPILIGSRSLYLHGRYVGYLVSAYSLMPSESALQTLLQIDLMSSPMSLVIILPITYTLSKKSLSPVRRALQRQRNFVSDASHEFRTPLTILRATLELMRDESDPRNLDTAIHNALEETDYLSGLVANLSVLARLESGTISTTTRVNLTKIVCDTSEAIKKIANQREITITCHPCELPVFMFGEPARLRQLLMILLENAVKYNSPGGNVTIEMLDRGHSVSVIISDNGIGIPEQDLPYVFDRFYRSGQARQHAPGSGIGLAVAAWIVNLYRGRIEVVSQVGTGTTFTVSFPTVH; from the coding sequence TTGATTCAGGTGAAAAGGGCAACAAGAACTCAAAGGGTAACGGTCTCTTTAGACGAAAAGAGGTTGTTAAAACGTATCCAAATTCGCTTTATGGTTTGGATACTGATCGCTATTGTGTCCGTTGAAATCCTGCTCATGGGTGGCACATTGTTGATCTTCCGAAAACAAAGGCTGGAGGCTGCCAAACAAATTATAATTCAGGAGTGGACTCATAAATCCATGGAAGCAATTCAGGATATCCAAGCCAGCTTCAAGCAGTCAGAACCCGTCACCAGCGTCGATACGGATCCGGAAACTGTAGCCACTTGGATTGTGACCGCGCAGGGGAAGGTGCTTAAAAAGGATGAAGCGCTTGCCTTCGCGCCTGTCTTCCTAGATACAAGTATGGTTTCATTCATCCACGATCTTCAAAATCCATTGGTCAATTCCTGGGTGATCACTCACATTGCAAACGTTCCCATATTGATTGGTTCTAGGTCCCTCTATCTTCATGGACGTTACGTCGGATATTTGGTCAGCGCTTATTCCTTAATGCCCAGTGAAAGCGCCTTACAAACTCTGCTCCAAATTGATCTCATGTCGTCCCCCATGAGCCTGGTGATCATTTTGCCCATCACGTATACTCTCTCTAAAAAATCCCTCTCTCCCGTTCGACGCGCATTACAACGGCAACGCAACTTTGTCAGTGACGCGTCTCACGAATTTCGGACGCCACTCACAATACTACGTGCCACATTAGAATTGATGCGCGACGAATCAGACCCAAGAAATCTCGACACCGCCATCCACAATGCGCTTGAGGAAACGGATTATTTATCAGGTTTAGTTGCCAATTTATCCGTCCTCGCGCGCTTAGAGTCCGGAACAATATCTACAACCACGAGAGTCAACTTGACGAAGATCGTTTGTGATACGTCCGAAGCCATAAAAAAGATTGCAAATCAAAGAGAAATCACAATAACCTGTCATCCATGCGAACTTCCGGTCTTCATGTTTGGGGAACCAGCACGGCTGCGACAGTTATTGATGATCCTGTTAGAGAACGCGGTCAAATATAATAGCCCTGGAGGAAATGTGACTATAGAAATGCTAGATCGGGGACATTCCGTGTCCGTGATCATCTCAGACAATGGGATTGGAATACCAGAACAAGACCTTCCGTATGTCTTCGACCGATTTTATCGTTCCGGCCAAGCCAGGCAACATGCACCCGGTAGCGGGATTGGCCTGGCGGTTGCAGCTTGGATCGTCAATTTGTACCGTGGTCGGATCGAAGTTGTAAGCCAAGTTGGAACTGGAACAACGTTCACCGTGTCCTTTCCCACGGTGCATTAA